The proteins below are encoded in one region of Pseudomonas sp. SCB32:
- a CDS encoding nuclear transport factor 2 family protein — protein MSIATNLLHLHFETFVDDHEKWKTLIADDLLWELPYAPGLGHPERLTGRDQVLGHVRWFIQAVENFRFYDLRIHAFADPRMAVAEVKAEGLIKQTGRIYRQDYVLFCRIENGRIAFLREYFDPIRAAHALGEPIASAQQ, from the coding sequence ATGAGTATCGCCACCAACCTGCTGCACCTGCATTTCGAAACATTCGTCGACGATCACGAGAAGTGGAAAACGCTGATTGCCGATGATCTGTTGTGGGAGCTTCCCTACGCACCGGGATTGGGTCATCCCGAACGGCTCACCGGCCGCGACCAGGTGCTCGGCCATGTTCGCTGGTTCATTCAAGCTGTCGAAAACTTCCGCTTCTACGACCTGCGAATCCATGCCTTCGCCGATCCCCGCATGGCGGTGGCCGAGGTCAAGGCAGAGGGTTTGATCAAGCAGACGGGCCGAATCTATCGCCAGGACTACGTTCTGTTCTGCCGAATCGAGAATGGCAGAATTGCCTTCCTGCGCGAGTACTTCGACCCCATTCGCGCGGCGCATGCGCTCGGCGAACCGATAGCCTCCGCACAACAGTAG
- a CDS encoding LysR family transcriptional regulator, which yields MISDPGTPTLDQLRVFLTVVDVGSFAAAARKLSRATSVVSYSIANLEMQLGVVLFDRHTTRKPQLTDAGRAVLAEARTIANGVSGLRAKVKGLLYGLEAELHVVLDVMLPAERVVEALKSFQENFPTVSLHLHMEALGAVTQLVLNRGASVGVSGPLEGSIDGIERIAVGSVELVPVAAPSHPLAMKPMNAPGAGREHVQLVLSDRSPLTEGKDFAVIGTRTWRLADLGAKHILLKEGIGWGNMPLPMVRDDLASGRLVRLGMPDCESGIYRFDAIYRTDTPPGPAARWLIEHFGEHPA from the coding sequence ATGATCTCGGACCCCGGTACACCGACGCTCGATCAACTGCGCGTATTCCTTACCGTGGTCGACGTCGGCAGCTTTGCCGCAGCGGCACGCAAACTGAGCAGAGCCACCTCGGTGGTCAGCTACTCGATCGCCAATCTGGAAATGCAGCTCGGCGTTGTGCTCTTTGACCGGCACACCACGCGCAAGCCCCAGTTGACCGATGCCGGCCGCGCCGTGCTCGCCGAGGCGCGCACCATCGCCAATGGCGTCAGCGGGCTGCGAGCCAAGGTGAAGGGACTGCTGTACGGTCTCGAGGCGGAGCTTCACGTGGTGCTCGACGTGATGCTGCCCGCCGAGCGCGTGGTCGAGGCGCTGAAGTCGTTCCAGGAGAACTTTCCGACAGTGTCCCTGCACCTGCACATGGAGGCCCTGGGTGCGGTCACCCAGCTCGTACTCAATCGCGGAGCCAGCGTCGGGGTGAGCGGCCCGCTGGAGGGCAGCATCGATGGCATCGAGCGGATCGCTGTCGGTAGTGTCGAGCTGGTCCCCGTCGCGGCGCCCAGCCATCCGCTGGCGATGAAACCAATGAATGCCCCGGGCGCCGGTCGCGAGCATGTCCAACTGGTGCTTTCGGACCGTTCCCCCCTGACCGAGGGCAAGGACTTCGCGGTCATCGGGACAAGGACCTGGCGCCTGGCGGACCTGGGAGCGAAGCACATACTGCTCAAGGAAGGGATTGGCTGGGGCAACATGCCACTGCCGATGGTTCGCGATGACCTGGCGTCCGGCCGCCTGGTGCGGCTCGGGATGCCGGATTGCGAAAGCGGCATCTACCGTTTCGACGCCATCTATCGCACGGATACGCCCCCCGGGCCTGCTGCGCGATGGCTGATCGAGCATTTCGGTGAGCATCCCGCATGA
- a CDS encoding DoxX family protein has product MSHTASTTPHDTPELSRDLAATSTAALVGRVLISAIFILSGLSKLGAPAMMIGYIGSVGLPFPQLALVAAIAIEVVGGIALIAGYRTRTVALLLAAFSVITALAFHNNLGDQNQFIHFFKNLAMAGGLLQVAAFGAGHFSLDARRR; this is encoded by the coding sequence ATGTCCCACACTGCATCGACCACTCCCCATGACACTCCTGAACTGTCCCGCGACCTGGCTGCCACCAGCACGGCCGCGCTGGTTGGCCGCGTGCTGATCAGTGCCATCTTCATTCTCTCCGGCCTCTCCAAGCTGGGCGCACCGGCGATGATGATCGGCTATATCGGCTCGGTCGGCCTGCCATTCCCGCAGCTGGCGCTGGTAGCGGCCATCGCCATCGAGGTCGTCGGCGGCATCGCGTTGATCGCCGGCTATCGCACTCGCACCGTTGCGTTGCTGCTGGCCGCGTTCAGTGTGATCACCGCGCTGGCGTTCCATAACAACCTGGGCGACCAGAATCAGTTCATCCACTTCTTCAAGAACCTCGCCATGGCCGGCGGCCTGCTCCAGGTCGCCGCGTTCGGTGCCGGTCACTTCAGCCTCGACGCCCGCCGTCGCTGA
- a CDS encoding NADP-dependent oxidoreductase: MKAIRVQEYGNPAVLQLEELDDPIAGRGEVLIEVEGAAVNPIDWKILSGSKKAVIPLSLPYTPGVEVAGTVAAIGRDVTDFAVGDAVFGFIGIAGGYATRAVAPTERLALAPRSLSMLQASGVAATALTAWQALHEHAGIEPGQTVLIHGAAGGVGSMAVQLARNAGATVIATASASNHAYLENLGANQLIDYRRQAFEKVVAKVDIVLDLIGGETQERSWQVLRPGGVLVSPVSAPNPELARVHAVQAKHFATRPDGKQLAAITALFDAGRLSIEVEAFALSQAHQALEKSMAGHARGKMVLDTRR; this comes from the coding sequence ATGAAGGCCATACGAGTACAGGAGTACGGCAACCCAGCAGTACTGCAACTGGAAGAGCTTGACGATCCCATCGCAGGGAGGGGCGAGGTGCTGATCGAGGTGGAGGGTGCTGCGGTTAATCCGATCGACTGGAAGATTCTCTCCGGCTCGAAAAAAGCAGTGATACCACTCTCGCTGCCTTACACCCCCGGCGTTGAAGTCGCTGGTACCGTTGCCGCGATCGGCCGCGACGTTACCGACTTTGCGGTGGGGGATGCCGTCTTCGGCTTCATCGGCATCGCAGGCGGCTATGCAACCAGGGCTGTCGCGCCGACAGAGCGGTTGGCATTAGCTCCACGCAGCCTCTCCATGCTGCAGGCAAGCGGCGTGGCGGCGACGGCACTTACCGCCTGGCAAGCGCTGCACGAACACGCCGGCATTGAACCAGGGCAGACTGTGCTGATTCATGGCGCCGCAGGCGGTGTCGGAAGCATGGCCGTACAGCTGGCCAGAAATGCAGGCGCCACCGTTATTGCCACGGCATCCGCGAGTAACCATGCCTATCTGGAAAATCTCGGCGCGAATCAACTGATCGACTACCGTCGCCAGGCTTTCGAGAAGGTGGTCGCGAAGGTGGACATCGTGCTCGACCTCATCGGTGGCGAGACCCAGGAGCGCTCATGGCAGGTCCTGAGACCCGGCGGAGTTCTGGTTTCGCCGGTCAGCGCGCCGAATCCGGAGTTGGCCAGAGTTCATGCGGTGCAGGCGAAACACTTCGCCACGCGTCCGGATGGCAAGCAGTTGGCTGCTATCACGGCGCTGTTTGACGCAGGTCGCCTGTCGATTGAAGTCGAAGCGTTCGCTCTCTCACAGGCGCACCAGGCCTTGGAGAAAAGCATGGCGGGGCACGCGCGCGGCAAGATGGTGCTCGATACCCGCCGGTGA
- a CDS encoding LysR family transcriptional regulator, with product MLDLNDLALFVHVVRAGSFSEAARRLRMPANTLSRRIDQLEGQLGTRLLHRTTRKLSTSADGQALFDRCAPALEQIFEIERRTADKQAPSGLVRVTAMAALFELFPLEWLNEFYARYPDISLEFLLDDTPTDLVAERVDLALRSGIETGSGFRVRRLAPNAMILAASPAYLQRRPAPRTLRALAEHDCLTIANRQGRNTWRLQGPRGSQEVAINSRFAANDMRVLKQACIAGLGIALLPQLLAEPFIEQGELVRVLPNYRRESSELGLQLVFTSRPPIPPAVAVFADFLLKKLGETEVIPSSGHASEH from the coding sequence ATGCTCGATTTGAATGATCTCGCGCTGTTCGTCCACGTCGTCCGCGCCGGCAGTTTTTCCGAAGCGGCGCGGCGCCTGCGGATGCCGGCGAACACCCTGAGCCGGCGCATCGACCAGCTCGAAGGCCAGCTCGGCACGCGCCTGCTGCACCGCACCACGCGCAAGCTCTCGACCAGCGCCGACGGCCAGGCGCTGTTCGACCGCTGTGCGCCGGCGCTGGAGCAGATCTTCGAGATCGAGCGGCGCACGGCGGACAAGCAGGCGCCCTCCGGCCTGGTTCGCGTCACCGCGATGGCCGCCCTGTTCGAGCTGTTTCCCCTGGAGTGGCTGAACGAGTTCTACGCCCGCTATCCGGACATCAGCCTGGAGTTCCTGCTCGACGACACGCCGACCGACCTGGTTGCCGAACGCGTCGATCTGGCCCTGCGCAGCGGCATCGAGACCGGCAGCGGCTTCCGGGTGAGGCGCCTGGCGCCGAACGCGATGATCCTCGCCGCGAGCCCCGCCTACCTGCAGCGGCGCCCTGCCCCGCGCACGCTGCGCGCGCTGGCCGAGCACGACTGCCTGACCATCGCCAATCGCCAGGGCCGCAACACCTGGCGCCTGCAGGGGCCGCGCGGTAGCCAGGAAGTGGCGATCAACAGCCGCTTCGCGGCCAACGACATGCGCGTGCTGAAGCAGGCTTGCATCGCCGGACTGGGCATCGCGCTGCTGCCGCAACTGCTTGCCGAGCCCTTCATCGAACAGGGAGAACTGGTACGGGTGCTGCCGAACTACCGGCGCGAGAGTTCCGAGCTCGGCCTGCAGCTGGTCTTCACCAGCCGCCCGCCAATACCCCCTGCGGTTGCGGTCTTCGCTGACTTCCTGCTGAAGAAACTGGGCGAAACCGAGGTCATCCCCTCATCGGGACACGCCAGCGAACACTAG
- a CDS encoding pirin family protein has translation MSAVVKTLPIPVEGRRGIVLRTRGETHGPINRLINATDVGRLTKPFVFLDLVESEDPFGKAGTGWHPHSGIATLTLVMAGRGRFFESTGNEGAMKAGDIEWMSAGSGVWHSGYALPPVKAFQLWVALPTERELTPAFSQHLSVDDIPTDGPARVLLGRSGGAVSPIDAPAGINYFVVQLKAGQRWTYQPPPGHLVGWIAVMDGAVRTPEPVGKGELAVFEHSDAALEFEAVGNARFVLGTAIPHPHELHLGYYSVHTSRSALIEGEGEIARIGRELRAKGVLG, from the coding sequence ATGAGCGCCGTAGTCAAAACCTTGCCCATTCCCGTCGAGGGTCGCCGCGGGATCGTCCTGCGCACCCGTGGCGAGACCCACGGGCCGATCAACCGCCTGATCAACGCCACCGACGTAGGCCGGTTGACCAAACCCTTCGTGTTCCTCGACCTGGTCGAGTCCGAGGACCCGTTCGGCAAGGCCGGCACCGGCTGGCACCCGCATTCGGGGATCGCCACGCTGACGCTGGTGATGGCCGGGCGCGGCCGCTTCTTCGAGTCCACCGGCAACGAGGGCGCGATGAAGGCGGGTGACATCGAATGGATGAGCGCCGGCAGCGGCGTTTGGCACAGCGGTTACGCGCTGCCGCCGGTCAAGGCTTTCCAGCTCTGGGTCGCCTTGCCGACGGAGCGCGAGCTGACACCGGCATTCAGTCAACACCTGAGCGTCGACGATATCCCCACCGACGGCCCGGCTCGGGTGCTGCTCGGCCGCAGTGGCGGGGCGGTCAGTCCGATCGACGCGCCAGCGGGCATCAACTATTTCGTCGTCCAGCTCAAGGCCGGCCAGCGCTGGACCTACCAGCCACCGCCCGGCCATCTGGTTGGCTGGATCGCGGTGATGGATGGCGCCGTGCGCACGCCCGAGCCGGTGGGCAAGGGAGAGCTGGCAGTGTTCGAGCATTCCGATGCGGCGCTGGAATTCGAAGCCGTGGGCAATGCGCGCTTCGTGCTCGGCACTGCCATCCCGCATCCCCACGAACTGCACCTTGGTTATTACTCGGTCCACACCAGTCGCTCGGCCCTGATCGAGGGCGAGGGCGAAATCGCCCGTATCGGCCGCGAACTGCGCGCCAAGGGCGTACTGGGCTGA
- a CDS encoding NADPH-dependent FMN reductase: MTVISVIVGSVRQGRLAEKPARWILDHLKQRDSVDARLLDLMDYPMPFFDAAYPPAMPGRPAYEHEVVQRWTQAIAASDGFVIVTPEYNHGPSAVLKNALDWVYPEWNRKAVTFVGYGGVGGARAVEQLREIAVELQLAPTRSAVHLPAAALYAHFQGQDITPHLAALDDAANQTIDDLLWWSETLKAARSR; the protein is encoded by the coding sequence ATGACTGTCATTTCCGTCATCGTCGGCAGCGTCCGCCAGGGACGTCTTGCCGAGAAACCCGCCCGCTGGATTCTCGACCACCTCAAGCAGCGCGACAGCGTCGATGCGCGCCTGCTGGATCTCATGGACTACCCCATGCCGTTCTTCGACGCGGCCTATCCACCGGCGATGCCGGGGCGGCCCGCCTACGAGCACGAGGTCGTGCAGCGCTGGACGCAGGCCATCGCCGCTTCCGACGGCTTCGTCATCGTTACGCCCGAGTACAACCACGGACCCTCGGCGGTGCTGAAGAACGCGCTCGACTGGGTGTACCCGGAGTGGAACCGCAAGGCGGTCACCTTCGTCGGCTATGGCGGTGTCGGTGGGGCCAGGGCGGTAGAACAGTTGCGCGAGATCGCCGTCGAGCTGCAGCTCGCGCCGACCCGCTCGGCCGTGCATCTGCCGGCGGCGGCGCTGTACGCGCACTTCCAGGGCCAGGACATCACTCCGCACCTGGCTGCGCTGGACGACGCCGCCAACCAGACGATCGATGATCTGCTGTGGTGGAGCGAAACGCTGAAGGCCGCACGGTCACGTTGA
- a CDS encoding DHA2 family efflux MFS transporter permease subunit gives MTQVLDEPKRWLALIVLCLGMLMIVLDTTIVNVAMPSIRADLGFDETSLVWVVNAYMLTFGGFLLLGGRLGDLYGHRRLFLLGIALFTAASAACGLATAQGLLIAARTVQGLGGALVSAVSLSLIMNLFTSPADRAKAMGIYGFVGAGGGSLGVLLGGVLTSALSWHWIFLVNLPVGIAVYGACALLLPVEQAPANRARLDVAGALCVTAALMLVVHAVVHGNQAGWLSARTLAQLGIAAMLLLAFVVIEARVAHPLMLLHLFASRNLATANMVAVLWAAALFAWSFISALYLQRVLNYGALQVGLAFLPASLIMAAFSLGLSARLVTRFGIRVPLSIGLLVAAVGLMLFARAPVGGNFVADVLPGMVLIGLGAGGVFNPVFLAAMGDVAAEASGLASGMVNTALMMGGALGLAIQASLADARSNGLAAMGVDAVTALNSGYHLAFALGAVAAVMAAALAAAFLRSPSHSPAHGEASH, from the coding sequence ATGACCCAGGTTCTCGACGAACCCAAGCGCTGGCTCGCCCTCATCGTGCTCTGCCTGGGCATGTTGATGATCGTGCTGGACACAACCATCGTGAACGTCGCGATGCCGTCCATCCGGGCAGACCTGGGTTTTGACGAAACCTCGCTCGTGTGGGTCGTCAATGCCTACATGCTGACCTTCGGCGGCTTCCTCCTGCTGGGGGGACGCCTGGGCGACCTGTACGGGCACCGCCGGCTGTTCCTGCTGGGTATCGCGCTGTTCACGGCGGCTTCGGCCGCGTGTGGGCTGGCGACCGCACAGGGCCTGCTGATCGCCGCGCGGACAGTGCAAGGGCTGGGAGGCGCATTGGTCTCCGCCGTTTCGCTGTCGCTGATCATGAACCTGTTCACCTCGCCGGCAGACCGGGCGAAGGCCATGGGCATCTACGGCTTCGTGGGGGCCGGCGGTGGCAGCCTCGGCGTGCTGCTCGGCGGGGTGCTGACCAGCGCGCTGAGCTGGCACTGGATCTTCCTGGTCAATCTCCCGGTCGGCATTGCGGTGTATGGCGCGTGCGCGCTGCTGCTGCCGGTGGAGCAGGCGCCGGCCAATCGAGCCAGGCTCGATGTCGCGGGCGCCCTCTGCGTGACGGCGGCGCTGATGCTGGTGGTGCATGCCGTGGTGCATGGCAACCAGGCCGGCTGGCTGTCCGCCCGGACGCTTGCCCAGCTGGGCATCGCCGCCATGCTCCTCCTGGCCTTCGTGGTCATCGAGGCGCGCGTGGCCCATCCACTCATGCTGCTGCACCTGTTCGCCTCGCGCAACCTGGCCACGGCCAACATGGTGGCCGTGCTATGGGCCGCCGCGCTGTTCGCCTGGTCCTTCATCTCGGCGCTCTACCTGCAGCGCGTGCTGAACTACGGCGCCCTGCAGGTGGGGCTCGCCTTCCTGCCGGCCAGCCTCATCATGGCGGCGTTTTCGCTGGGGCTGTCGGCCCGGCTGGTGACGCGCTTCGGCATTCGCGTGCCGTTGTCCATCGGGCTGCTGGTGGCGGCCGTCGGCCTGATGCTGTTTGCCCGCGCACCGGTGGGCGGGAACTTCGTAGCGGACGTGCTGCCGGGCATGGTGCTGATCGGACTGGGCGCGGGAGGGGTTTTCAACCCAGTGTTCCTGGCCGCAATGGGAGACGTTGCGGCGGAGGCATCGGGCCTGGCCTCAGGCATGGTGAACACGGCGCTCATGATGGGCGGTGCCCTCGGGCTGGCCATCCAGGCGAGCCTGGCCGATGCCCGTAGCAATGGCCTGGCGGCAATGGGGGTGGACGCCGTCACCGCGCTCAACAGCGGTTACCACCTGGCTTTCGCGCTGGGAGCCGTGGCAGCGGTGATGGCCGCCGCGTTGGCAGCGGCGTTCCTGCGTTCGCCCAGCCACAGCCCGGCGCACGGCGAGGCCAGCCACTAG
- a CDS encoding LysR family transcriptional regulator, with protein MHRTGMTELEVVLAVARRNSFRGAAQELGMSTTAVSSAVAGLEARLKVRLFNRSTRSVALTDAGQRYVERIAPALAEIKSAGEEAGAGPDVPSGTLRINAPQGATSLLLEPLFDQYAQRYPEVCIDIVSESRLIDIVADGFDAGIRLAESVPQDMIAVPLSGDIRMLVVASPGYLERHGTPRHPRDLLKHQSIAMRMAHGGIYHWELEKGGQKLQMELPVRMVLNELPAIKRAVVLGMGLGFISEWFIHEELTSGALIPVLEPWCQPFGGLRLYYSGRRFMPARLRALIDLARELRLAGAPRQGEP; from the coding sequence ATGCACAGAACAGGAATGACCGAGCTGGAAGTAGTTCTGGCCGTAGCCCGTCGCAACAGTTTTCGGGGTGCGGCGCAGGAATTGGGCATGTCCACCACTGCGGTGAGCAGTGCGGTGGCCGGGCTGGAGGCGCGCCTGAAGGTGCGGCTGTTCAATCGCTCGACACGCAGTGTGGCCCTCACCGATGCGGGACAGCGCTATGTAGAGCGCATCGCCCCGGCATTGGCGGAAATCAAGAGTGCCGGCGAAGAGGCCGGCGCCGGCCCCGACGTGCCCAGCGGAACCCTGCGCATCAATGCACCGCAAGGGGCGACGTCCCTGCTGCTGGAACCGCTGTTCGACCAATACGCCCAGCGCTATCCCGAGGTCTGCATCGACATCGTGAGCGAATCGCGCCTGATCGATATCGTGGCAGACGGCTTCGACGCCGGTATTCGCCTGGCCGAGTCCGTGCCGCAGGACATGATCGCGGTTCCGCTTTCAGGCGACATCCGCATGCTCGTGGTCGCCTCGCCCGGATACCTCGAACGCCACGGCACGCCCAGGCACCCACGTGATTTGCTCAAGCACCAGAGCATCGCCATGCGCATGGCGCACGGAGGCATCTATCACTGGGAGCTGGAGAAAGGCGGTCAGAAGTTGCAGATGGAACTGCCCGTGCGCATGGTGCTCAACGAGCTGCCGGCCATCAAGCGGGCCGTCGTGCTCGGGATGGGCCTGGGGTTCATCTCGGAATGGTTCATCCACGAGGAGTTGACGTCGGGGGCGCTGATTCCGGTGCTCGAGCCGTGGTGCCAGCCGTTTGGCGGTCTGAGACTCTACTACTCCGGACGCCGTTTCATGCCGGCGCGATTGCGCGCACTTATCGACCTGGCTCGCGAGCTGCGCCTGGCCGGAGCGCCGCGGCAAGGGGAACCATGA
- a CDS encoding aldehyde dehydrogenase family protein — protein sequence MQRIEHIYINGEFVTPHGQEWFDLHNPSTEEVIGQVRLGDEHDAQRAILAAKAAFPAWSRTSREERIQVLWRMHKAIAAREGELMEAILTEYGAPAARGRWMATYPADVIAQAIDALESFAFEEQAGSAKVILTPVGVAGLITPWNSNAGFICNKLATALAAGCTAVIKPSEMSAIQTQIVAEALHEAGLPPGVFNIVNGRGDVVGEEIARHPDVAKISFTGSSAVGQYLVSAGAATMKRVTLELGGKSPTLVLDDADFQEIMPLVLQAGFLNSGQACIAGTRILVPRSRLAEFEAVAKDAVAQFRSGDPRSVDTDIGPMVSRKQWERVQNYIRIGQEEGATLLAGGEGRPEGLHAGWFVKPTLFTQANNQMRIAREEIFGPVLTIIAYEDEADAIAIANDTNYGLSALVLGKSLARCERVARQIDAGRVLINTLSHEPRAPFGGFKHSGLGREMGRWGISAYLEPKALVASAG from the coding sequence ATGCAACGCATCGAACACATCTACATCAATGGCGAATTCGTCACACCGCACGGCCAGGAATGGTTCGACCTCCACAACCCGAGCACCGAGGAGGTCATCGGTCAGGTGCGGTTGGGCGATGAGCACGACGCACAGCGCGCGATCCTGGCGGCCAAGGCCGCGTTTCCCGCCTGGTCTCGCACCTCACGCGAGGAACGCATCCAGGTGCTGTGGCGCATGCACAAGGCCATTGCGGCACGGGAAGGCGAACTGATGGAGGCCATCCTCACGGAGTACGGCGCACCTGCGGCACGTGGGCGCTGGATGGCGACCTATCCGGCTGATGTCATCGCGCAGGCGATCGATGCACTGGAGTCTTTCGCCTTCGAGGAGCAGGCCGGCAGCGCCAAGGTGATCCTGACGCCGGTGGGAGTCGCAGGGCTGATCACGCCCTGGAACAGCAATGCGGGCTTCATCTGCAACAAGCTGGCCACCGCGCTGGCGGCAGGCTGTACCGCAGTCATCAAACCCAGCGAGATGAGCGCGATTCAGACGCAGATCGTGGCCGAAGCGCTGCACGAGGCCGGCTTGCCACCGGGCGTATTCAACATCGTCAATGGGCGTGGCGATGTGGTCGGCGAGGAAATCGCACGTCACCCGGACGTTGCCAAGATCTCGTTCACCGGCTCGTCCGCGGTCGGCCAGTATCTGGTGAGTGCCGGCGCCGCCACGATGAAGCGGGTGACGCTCGAGCTGGGCGGCAAGTCGCCCACCCTGGTGCTAGACGATGCGGATTTTCAGGAAATCATGCCGCTGGTGCTGCAGGCCGGCTTCCTCAATAGCGGCCAGGCTTGCATCGCGGGTACGCGTATTCTCGTGCCGCGCAGCCGGCTGGCCGAGTTCGAGGCGGTCGCGAAGGACGCGGTCGCCCAGTTCAGATCGGGCGACCCGCGCAGCGTCGATACCGACATCGGCCCGATGGTGAGTCGCAAGCAATGGGAGCGAGTGCAGAACTACATCCGCATCGGGCAGGAGGAGGGCGCAACGCTGCTCGCCGGTGGCGAAGGCCGGCCTGAAGGCCTGCACGCCGGCTGGTTCGTGAAGCCCACGCTCTTCACCCAGGCCAACAACCAGATGCGCATCGCCCGCGAGGAAATCTTCGGCCCCGTGCTGACCATCATCGCCTATGAGGATGAAGCCGACGCCATCGCCATTGCCAACGACACGAACTATGGCCTGAGCGCCCTGGTGCTGGGCAAGAGCCTGGCTCGCTGCGAACGTGTCGCCCGCCAGATCGACGCGGGCCGCGTGCTCATCAACACCCTGTCCCACGAACCGCGCGCACCGTTCGGTGGCTTCAAGCATTCAGGGCTTGGGCGGGAAATGGGCAGATGGGGTATCAGCGCGTACCTGGAACCCAAGGCCCTGGTCGCCAGTGCAGGCTGA
- a CDS encoding MFS transporter encodes MSQPATARSSPWSPLRQATFRWLWLASIASNIGTWMHEVGAGWLMTSLSASPMNVALVQVAGSLPMFFLALPAGALADIVDKRRYLLGVQLWMASVATLLAALTLLGLTTVWLLLGLTLCMGIGTALMMPAWSATTPELVDKGELPAAVALSSVGVNLARAVGPAIAGVLVSLVGPWLTFALNALSFFAVIGVLLAWKRETRSSVLPAERLLGALRAGWRYSRSSRPLQAVLVRALAFFLGASAGMSLLPLIVRGELHGSAMDFGLLLGSVGVGAVLGAAFLPALRERLGGDRLVVLSSVVYALVLLALALVRNLYLLVPVMLLSGAGWIAVLSSLQVAAQTSVPAWVRARALAVYILVFFGSMASGGTLWGFVASRASIPLALLCASTVLLLGLVASLRFRLPVTEAEDLAPSLHWPAPILVEGVDQERGPVLVTLEYDIDPTRSEAFQAAMKDVRGMRRRNGAISWELVQDSENPRQWLELFVDESWLEHLRHHQRVTRGELKIEAAARQFQTQGVDILIRHYLKGA; translated from the coding sequence ATGTCCCAGCCCGCTACCGCCCGCTCGTCCCCCTGGAGCCCGCTGCGCCAGGCCACCTTCCGCTGGCTCTGGCTCGCCAGCATCGCCTCGAACATCGGCACCTGGATGCACGAAGTCGGCGCCGGCTGGCTGATGACCTCGCTGTCGGCCAGCCCGATGAACGTCGCCCTGGTGCAGGTGGCCGGGTCCCTGCCGATGTTCTTCCTGGCGCTGCCCGCCGGTGCATTGGCCGACATCGTCGACAAACGCCGCTACCTGCTGGGCGTGCAGCTGTGGATGGCGTCGGTGGCCACGCTGCTGGCGGCACTCACCCTGCTGGGTCTGACCACGGTCTGGCTGCTGCTGGGGCTGACCCTGTGCATGGGCATCGGCACCGCGCTGATGATGCCAGCCTGGAGCGCCACGACGCCCGAGCTGGTGGACAAGGGCGAATTGCCGGCAGCGGTGGCGCTCTCCAGCGTCGGCGTCAACCTGGCGCGGGCGGTCGGCCCGGCCATCGCCGGCGTGCTGGTCAGCCTCGTCGGCCCCTGGCTGACCTTCGCCCTGAACGCACTGTCGTTCTTCGCGGTGATCGGTGTGCTGCTGGCCTGGAAGCGCGAAACCAGGTCTTCGGTGCTGCCCGCCGAACGATTGCTCGGCGCACTGCGCGCCGGCTGGCGTTACAGCCGCAGTTCCCGGCCCTTGCAGGCGGTACTGGTGCGCGCGCTGGCGTTCTTCCTCGGCGCCAGCGCCGGGATGTCATTGCTGCCCTTGATCGTGCGCGGCGAGCTGCACGGCAGCGCCATGGACTTCGGCCTGCTGCTGGGCAGCGTCGGCGTCGGCGCCGTATTGGGCGCCGCGTTCCTTCCGGCGCTGCGCGAACGACTGGGCGGCGACCGCCTGGTGGTGCTCTCCAGCGTGGTCTATGCACTGGTGCTGCTCGCCCTGGCATTGGTGCGCAACCTCTACCTGCTGGTCCCGGTGATGCTGCTCAGCGGCGCGGGCTGGATCGCCGTGCTGTCGAGCCTGCAGGTGGCGGCGCAGACCTCGGTGCCGGCGTGGGTTCGCGCGCGGGCGCTGGCCGTGTACATCCTGGTGTTCTTCGGCAGCATGGCGTCCGGCGGCACCCTGTGGGGCTTCGTCGCCAGCCGCGCGTCGATCCCCCTCGCACTGCTGTGCGCCAGCACTGTATTGCTGCTGGGCCTGGTTGCCAGCCTGCGATTCCGCCTGCCGGTCACCGAGGCGGAAGACCTGGCGCCGTCGCTGCACTGGCCGGCGCCGATCCTCGTCGAAGGCGTGGACCAGGAACGCGGTCCGGTGCTGGTCACCCTGGAATACGACATCGACCCGACCAGGTCCGAAGCCTTCCAGGCGGCGATGAAGGATGTGCGCGGCATGCGCAGGCGCAACGGGGCGATCTCCTGGGAGCTGGTGCAGGACAGCGAGAATCCGCGCCAGTGGCTGGAGCTGTTCGTCGACGAATCCTGGCTGGAGCACCTGCGCCACCACCAGCGCGTCACGCGTGGTGAGCTGAAGATCGAAGCGGCTGCGCGCCAGTTCCAGACCCAGGGCGTGGACATCCTTATCCGCCACTACCTCAAGGGTGCCTGA